From the genome of Argentina anserina chromosome 4, drPotAnse1.1, whole genome shotgun sequence, one region includes:
- the LOC126792045 gene encoding LOW QUALITY PROTEIN: uncharacterized protein LOC126792045 (The sequence of the model RefSeq protein was modified relative to this genomic sequence to represent the inferred CDS: inserted 1 base in 1 codon; deleted 2 bases in 1 codon; substituted 1 base at 1 genomic stop codon), with protein MTSEVRGTSGPQFRKDATNHVLSDRSCADRDEDNICVQTGEEFSTEFLQDRIAQRRLAPVVTGNVDQHQSKRVGFNLAQNNSFVSEDVNGVPGLRRLDSDGSAELSDFVTAGTGYVPDLXKNVFPSSNISRHNGGLRRQLSGKLVDEVNRLTPRSNTPPLYVGESPQSYSPYGQNEGSFSFKMKFLCSFGGRILPRPNDGKLRYVGGDTRILSIHKGTYLEELMKKTLAICNHPHIIKYQLPGEDLDALVSVCSDEDLHPMIEEYHELERMXGSQRLRLFLVPSNESESPSSIEGRVTHPIGPDCQFVFAVNGMLDRSPRKSSSGQSTTSQTSHFGNASDYSPNFLRETSTSAFNLENKDVSLSSSNLSGTSTKHSPVIRYSSDPPEAFILSPPLSPVQLQHRERKNSNLQLHMDQPYCHGNGGTALSDIDAVGYINNIDHGSTLMNYHQHSKNLAESGLTKKSPNMPSLNRSVSEDFVPSVQYDQSAINFGRHMPLNPDKYVYHPKDLVELLLQNGNVDASHQKMMHALSDSRLHEHLERSLEGENASVSLNINRVKSPPLGMPSPSQAREGEMVDEKNKMAAYSNQVNINTPHHCKEEEGLEVFKRYTNNSSSDKLWKNFEGNVEGTSNFVMEFKNLPSFNNLKDVVDPQDYKLDTISQYSHRNQNRTNDKQCTTTSSGQSIMQPRGLSTVASQEFLVSGPVKNHCKFCFRSGEYSLQENFSEYVVEKVGRHSFEDQKCEDVHPVQSQPLDNHNDKKVTKAVVIVEDLTNSTPAGIPSSKAVYCISHIEDVTSDEWSSPTETEISEAAESEGKGVTADGKRRHETISDAAIAEMEAGIYGLQIIKNADLEELQELGSGTFGTVYHGKWRGTDVAIKRIKKSCFSDRSSEQERLTKDFWREAKILSTLHHPNVLAFYGVVPDAPGGTLATVAEFMVNGSLRHVLVKKDRVLDCRKRLIILMDTAFGMEYLHLKNIVHFDLKCDNLLVNLRDPERSICHVADFGLSRIKRNTLVSGGVRGTLPWMAPELLNGSSSRVSEKVDAFSFGIVMWEILTGEEPYANMHCGAIIGGIVNNTLRPPIPKRCDPEWKMLMEECWSPDPADRPSFTDITHRLRDMSTALQKKRSNVAIASR; from the exons ATGACTAGTGAGGTTCGTGGTACTTCTGGCCCTCAGTTCCGCAAAGATGCAACAAATCATGTGTTAAGTGACAGAAGTTGTGCAGATAGAGATGAAGACAATATTTGTGTACAGACGGGCGAGGAATTCTCAACAGAGTTTCTGCAGGATCGTATAGCACAAAGAAGATTAGCCCCAGTAGTGACCGGTAATGTTGATCAGCACCAGTCGAAAAGAGTGGGATTTAATTTAGCTCAAAACAATTCATTTGTTAGTGAGGATGTAAATGGGGTTCCTGGATTAAGGAGATTAGATTCTGATGGAAGTGCAGAATTATCAGACTTTGTTACAGCTGGTACAGGTTATGTGCCTGACTTATAGAAGAATGTTTTCCCCAGTAGTAATATCAGCAGACACAATGGTGGTCTCCGAAGACAACTATCGGGTAAGCTTGTGGATGAAGTTAATCGGTTAACTCCTAGATCAAATACTCCACCTCTTTATGTTGGTGAGTCCCCTCAGTCATATAGTCCATATGGTCAAAATGAAGGCTCTTTCTCTTTCAAAATGAAGTTCCTCTGCAGTTTTGGGGGAAGAATATTACCTAGGCCAAATGATGGGAAGCTCAGATATGTTGGTGGAGACACACGGATTTTATCTATTCACAAAGGCACCTATTTGGAGGAACTAATGAAGAAGACATTGGCAATTTGTAATCACCCCCACATCATCAAGTACCAACTTCCAGGTGAGGATCTTGATGCACTTGTATCTGTTTGTTCTGATGAGGACCTCCATCCTATGATAGAGGAATATCACGAGCTGGAAAGAA AGGGTTCTCAAAGATTGCGGCTCTTTCTCGTACCTTCAAATGAATCAGAGAGCCCTAGTTCTATTGAAGGCAGGGTCACACATCCAATAGGACCTGATTGTCAATTTGTATTTGCTGTCAATGGCATGCTAGACAGAAGTCCTCGGAAAAGCTCCAGCGGTCAGAGCACGACAAGTCAGACTAGTCACTTTGGGAATGCCTCAGATTATAGTCCAAATTTTCTTAGAGAAACTTCCACATCTGCTTTTAACTTAGAGAACAAGGATGTTAGTCTAAGTTCCTCAAATCTGTCAGGGACAagtactaaacat tcaccaGTTATTAGGTACTCTTCAGATCCCCCAGAGGCTTTTATACTATCCCCTCCACTATCTCCTGTTCAACTTCAACATAGGGAACGCAAAAACTCTAATCTGCAGCTACATATGGATCAACCATATTGTCATGGTAATGGAGGCACTGCTCTCTCTGATATTGATGCTGTGGGGTATATCAATAATATAGATCATGGTTCTACATTGATGAATTACCATCAGCATAGCAAAAATTTAGCTGAGAGTGGGCTGACCAAAAAGTCCCCCAACATGCCCTCCCTCAATCGTAGCGTAAGTGAAGATTTTGTGCCTTCTGTCCAGTATGATCAGAGTGCCATTAACTTTGGGAGACACATGCCTCTTAATCCTGACAAGTATGTTTATCATCCAAAAGATCTAGTAGAGTTATTATTACAGAATGGTAATGTAGATGCTTCCCATCAGAAAATGATGCATGCACTTTCTGACTCTCGTTTGCATGAACATCTTGAGAGGTCCTTGGAAGGAGAAAATGCCTCAGTGTCATTGAATATCAACAGAGTGAAATCACCTCCACTAGGGATGCCAAGTCCCTCGCAAGCACGGGAGGGTGAGATGGTTGacgagaaaaacaaaatggcTGCATATAGTAATCAAGTCAATATCAACACGCCTCACCATtgcaaggaggaagaaggtcTAGAGGTGTTCAAGCGTTACACCAATAACAGTTCTTCTGATAAATTATGGAAGAACTTCGAAGGAAATGTTGAAGGTACTTCAAATTTTGTCATGGAATTTAAGAACTTACCAAGTTTTAACAACCTTAAAGATGTAGTGGACCCCCAAGATTACAAACTAGACACAATTTCTCAGTATTCTCATAGGAATCAAAATAGAACAAATGATAAGCAGTGTACTACAACTAGTAGTGGTCAATCAATTATGCAGCCCCGAGGACTATCAACTGTTGCATCTCAAGAATTCTTAGTCTCAGGCCCTGTAA AAAATCACTGCAAGTTCTGCTTCAGAAGTGGAGAATATTCTCTGCAAGAAAATTTTTCTGAGTATGTGGTTGAAAAGGTGGGCAGACACTCTTTTGAGGATCAGAAATGTGAAGATGTTCACCCTGTTCAGTCTCAGCCCTTAGACAATCATAATGACAAGAAGGTGACAAAAGCAGTGGTAATTGTTGAAGACTTGACTAATAGTACACCAGCTGGAATTCCTTCTTCTAAAGCAGTTTATTGTATCTCCCATATAGAAGATGTGACAAGTGATGAATGGTCATCACCTACCGAGACGGAGATAAGTGAAGCTGCAGAGTCTGAGGGAAAG GGTGTGACTGCAGATGGCAAACGTAGGCATGAAACTATTAGTGATGCTGCAATAGCTGAAATGGAAGCAGGCATCTATGGTTTGCAG ATCATAAAAAATGCTGATCTTGAAGAACTGCAAGAATTAGGATCTGGTACATTCGGAACTGTCTACCATGGGAAGTGGAGAGGAACAGATGTTGCTATTAAGAGAATAAAAAAGAGTTGTTTTTCTGACAGATCATCAGAGCAAGAGCGACTG ACTAAAGACTTTTGGAGAGAGGCAAAGATTCTTTCCACCCTTCACCATCCAAATGTACTAGCGTTTTACGGAGTAGTACCTGATGCCCCTGGAGGAACATTGGCAACTGTAGCAGAATTTATGGTGAATGGATCATTGAGGCATGTCTTGGTTAAGAAGGACAG AGTACTTGACTGCCGAAAGAGGCTCATAATCTTGATGGACACTGCTTTTGGCATGGAATATCTGCATTTGAAAAATATTGTTCACTTTGATTTGAAGTGCGACAATTTGCTTGTCAATCTGAGGGATCCTGAAAGATCCATAT gccac GTTGCTGATTTTGGTCTGTCAAGAATTAAACGCAACACATTAGTATCTGGTGGTGTGCGAGGAACCCTTCCATGGATGGCACCAGAATTATTGAATGGTAGCAGT
- the LOC126790779 gene encoding probable voltage-gated potassium channel subunit beta yields the protein MTSSNMQYNSLGRSGLKVSQLSYGAWVSFGNQLDVKEAKSLLQCCRDHGVNFFDNAEVYASGRAEEIMGQAIRELGWKRSDVVVSTKIFWGGPGPNDKGLSRKHIVEGTKASLKRLDMEYVDLIYCHRPDSTTPIEETVRAMNYVIDKGWAFYWGTSEWSAQQITDAWGIAERLDLVGPVVEQPEYNLLSRHKVESEFLPLYSNYGLGLTTWSPLASGVLTGKYNKGNIPPDSRFALENYKNLASRSLVDDVLKKVNGLKPIADELGVPLAQLAIAWCAANPNVSSVITGATKESQIQENMKAIDVIPLLTPAVMEKIENIVQSKPKRPESYR from the exons ATGACGTCATCAAACATGCAGTACAACAGCCTGGGCCGGTCGGGGCTGAAGGTGAGCCAGCTCTCCTACGGCGCGTGGGTGAGCTTCGGGAACCAGCTGGACGTGAAGGAGGCCAAGTCGCTGCTGCAGTGCTGCCGCGACCACGGCGTCAACTTCTTCGACAACGCCGAGGTCTACGCCAGCGGCCGCGCCGAGGAGATTATGGGCCAGGCGATCCGGGAGCTCGGGTGGAAGCGCTCCGACGTCGTCGTCTCCACCAAGATCTTCTGGGGCGGGCCCGGCCCCAACGACAAGGGGCTCTCCCGGAAGCACATCGTGGAAGGGACCAAGGCGTCGTTGAAGAGGCTGGATATGGAGTACGTGGATCTTATTTATTGCCACCGGCCGGACTCGACGACGCCGATCGAGGAGACGGTGAGGGCTATGAATTATGTGATTGATAAGGGCTGGGCGTTTTATTGGGGGACGAGTGAGTGGTCGGCGCAGCAGATCACCGATGCTTGGGGGATTGCTGAGAGGTTGGACTTGGTTGGTCCGGTTGTCGAGCAGCCCGAGTACAATCTGCTTTCGAGGCACAAG GTTGAGTCTGAGTTCCTCCCATTATACAGCAATTATGGCCTGGGTCTAACCACCTGGAGCCCACTTGCTTCTGGTGTGCTCACAGGAAAATATAACAAGGGAAATATACCACCTGATAGTCGATTTGCGTTGGAGAACTACAAA AATCTAGCCAGTAGGTCACTGGTTGATGATGTACTGAAGAAAGTTAATGGTCTGAAGCCAATTGCAGATGAGTTGGGCGTGCCACTAGCTCAACTTGCAATTGCCTGGTGTGCTGCTAATCCTAACGTGTCATCAGTCATTACTGGTGCTACCAAGGAGTCCCAG ATCCAGGAGAACATGAAAGCAATTGATGTGATCCCTCTGTTGACTCCTGCTGTGATGGAGAAGATTGAGAATATTGTTCAAAGCAAGCCGAAGCGTCCAGAGTCATATAGGTGA